The Ensifer adhaerens genome contains a region encoding:
- a CDS encoding HD domain-containing protein, translating to MPLIAKDAAIPDSKLAREITEYIRDTETELLFNHSSRVYHFGALAGIHRGLTFDRELLYAGAMFHDIGLIPSHSSKHERFEVDGAHAARDFLRSHGISEEDAYTVWTAIALHTTPGVPEHMHPVVALVTAGVEMDVLGLTYKQYSDAEREAVVGAFPRTAEFKEDIIQAFYDGIKHKPDTTFGNVKADVIADKEPHFHRGNFCSVIRCSHWHG from the coding sequence ATGCCGCTCATCGCCAAAGACGCAGCCATTCCCGATAGCAAGCTGGCCAGAGAAATTACCGAGTATATTCGCGACACCGAAACGGAGCTGCTCTTCAACCACTCGAGCCGCGTCTACCATTTCGGTGCGCTCGCCGGCATCCATCGCGGTCTGACCTTTGATCGCGAACTGCTCTATGCCGGTGCGATGTTCCACGATATCGGCCTGATACCGAGCCACAGCAGCAAGCATGAGCGTTTCGAAGTCGACGGCGCCCATGCCGCCCGCGACTTTCTGCGCAGCCATGGCATTTCGGAAGAGGACGCCTACACGGTCTGGACGGCGATTGCGCTCCACACGACGCCCGGCGTGCCCGAACACATGCATCCGGTCGTGGCGCTCGTGACCGCCGGCGTCGAGATGGACGTGCTCGGTCTCACCTACAAGCAATATTCCGACGCCGAGCGCGAAGCGGTCGTCGGCGCCTTCCCTCGCACCGCCGAGTTCAAGGAGGATATCATCCAGGCCTTCTACGACGGCATCAAGCACAAGCCCGACACCACCTTCGGCAACGTCAAGGCCGATGTCATCGCCGACAAGGAACCGCACTTCCACCGCGGCAATTTCTGCAGCGTGATCCGCTGCTCGCACTGGCATGGCTGA
- a CDS encoding type 1 glutamine amidotransferase domain-containing protein — translation MTETASTTGKPVLFVLTSHGTKGEGGQPTGFYLGEVTHPLAVLDAAGISVEFASIKGGEPPVDGLDLEDKINQRYWNDEAFRTAIRTTAKLDDVEPSRYAAIFFAGGHGAMWDLPQSGAVDRVTRSIFEAGGPVAAVCHGPAALVNVKLSDGSYLVSGRDVSAFTDAEERAVGHDRTVPFLLASTLVERGARHHPGPDWTSKVIVDGRLITGQNPQSATGVGEALRDVLIA, via the coding sequence ATGACGGAGACAGCCTCGACAACCGGAAAACCCGTGCTTTTCGTTCTCACCAGCCATGGCACCAAGGGCGAGGGCGGCCAGCCGACCGGCTTCTATCTCGGCGAGGTCACGCACCCGCTGGCCGTGCTCGATGCGGCCGGGATTTCCGTCGAATTCGCGTCGATCAAAGGGGGCGAGCCGCCGGTCGACGGTCTCGATCTCGAAGACAAGATCAACCAGCGCTACTGGAACGACGAAGCATTTCGTACGGCGATCCGTACGACCGCCAAGCTCGATGACGTCGAACCCTCGCGCTACGCCGCGATCTTCTTCGCCGGCGGCCACGGCGCCATGTGGGATCTGCCGCAAAGCGGCGCGGTTGACCGGGTGACCCGATCGATCTTCGAGGCGGGCGGTCCCGTTGCGGCGGTGTGCCATGGCCCGGCGGCGCTCGTAAACGTCAAGCTTTCCGACGGCAGTTACCTCGTGTCCGGGCGCGATGTCAGCGCCTTCACCGATGCGGAAGAGCGCGCCGTCGGTCACGACAGAACCGTGCCTTTCCTGCTTGCCAGCACGCTCGTCGAGCGCGGCGCCCGGCATCACCCGGGACCGGACTGGACGTCGAAGGTCATCGTCGACGGCCGATTGATCACCGGCCAGAATCCGCAGTCCGCCACGGGCGTCGGCGAGGCGCTGCGCGACGTTCTTATCGCCTGA
- a CDS encoding LysR family transcriptional regulator — translation MPAPKSPRAASFELRHLRYFIALVEEKNFERAAARLGIAQPGLSQQILNLESLVGIPLLNRAKRSVQLTLSGQLLFDEARKIVAQADLALSELQRVGRGQTGRISIGYVASAAYSGVLTESLTAFRQEFPDIELQLVEIEMRQQLTMISEGELDFGYIRPPAPIPPGLTTTAVLREPLVVALPEAHPLAAQHAIDLAALSDQTFITPRQPADVGFHSNTLDACKDAGIAPKVSATGRDFTTIMSMVAVGLGIALVPQSLQCLQLPGVRYVSLARNRVTSDLAVAYRKVEGSAAVRAFVAHHRSRYGRTA, via the coding sequence ATGCCGGCTCCAAAATCGCCACGCGCCGCGAGCTTCGAACTTCGGCACCTGCGCTATTTCATCGCCCTCGTGGAGGAGAAGAACTTCGAACGGGCCGCCGCCCGGCTCGGCATTGCCCAACCCGGCCTCAGCCAGCAGATCCTCAATCTGGAAAGCCTGGTCGGCATCCCGCTGCTGAACCGCGCGAAACGTTCCGTGCAGCTGACGCTCTCCGGGCAGTTGCTGTTTGACGAAGCCAGAAAGATCGTCGCCCAGGCCGACCTCGCGCTGTCGGAACTGCAACGCGTCGGCCGGGGCCAGACAGGCAGAATATCGATCGGCTATGTTGCTTCGGCCGCCTATTCGGGCGTGCTGACGGAATCTCTGACGGCCTTCCGGCAGGAATTTCCCGACATCGAGCTTCAGCTTGTCGAGATCGAAATGCGCCAGCAGCTCACGATGATCTCGGAAGGCGAGCTCGACTTCGGCTACATCCGCCCGCCGGCGCCGATCCCGCCCGGTCTGACGACGACCGCCGTGCTGCGCGAGCCATTGGTGGTGGCGCTGCCGGAGGCCCATCCGCTTGCCGCCCAGCATGCGATCGATCTCGCAGCGCTCTCGGACCAGACCTTCATAACGCCACGCCAACCCGCCGATGTCGGCTTCCACTCCAACACGCTCGACGCCTGCAAAGACGCCGGGATCGCACCAAAGGTCAGCGCGACCGGGCGGGATTTCACCACCATCATGAGCATGGTCGCCGTGGGGCTCGGCATCGCGCTCGTGCCGCAGTCGCTGCAATGCCTGCAGCTTCCCGGCGTGCGCTATGTTTCACTGGCGCGAAACCGCGTCACCTCGGACCTCGCGGTCGCCTACCGCAAGGTCGAAGGCTCGGCAGCCGTGCGCGCCTTCGTCGCCCATCACCGGTCGCGCTACGGGCGAACGGCATAA
- a CDS encoding phosphate/phosphite/phosphonate ABC transporter substrate-binding protein, translating to MPIASLAMYVSPPPLKDATRQFWEALAERLRAVGLDAPTALEEDMRYDEAWLRPDLLFGQTCGYPYVQRLRGQVQLVATPVYGLPGCDGPLKCSFIIVNAKSSARSIEDLRGARAAINDPGSNSGYNLFRASVAPYAIDGRFFSQVLQTGAHVASIDAVSSGVADIAAIDCVTFGNTLRFDPDRVAGVRILSETKRGPGLPFITAASTPAKDLVLLRRVIAETIADPALAAVCDTLSLRGISLLGDSDYEALAALDRDAAGQGYPAIA from the coding sequence ATGCCCATTGCAAGTCTTGCCATGTATGTCAGTCCGCCGCCGCTGAAGGATGCGACGCGGCAGTTCTGGGAGGCGCTGGCGGAGCGTCTTCGCGCCGTGGGGCTCGATGCGCCCACCGCTCTAGAGGAAGATATGCGTTATGATGAAGCCTGGCTTCGTCCCGACCTCCTGTTCGGCCAGACCTGCGGCTATCCCTATGTCCAGCGCCTGCGCGGCCAGGTGCAACTGGTGGCGACTCCTGTCTACGGACTGCCGGGTTGCGACGGTCCGCTCAAATGCAGTTTCATCATCGTGAATGCCAAGTCCTCTGCGCGTTCGATCGAAGATCTGCGGGGGGCACGCGCAGCGATCAATGATCCCGGCAGCAATTCCGGCTACAACCTGTTCCGAGCCTCCGTGGCGCCCTATGCGATTGACGGCCGGTTCTTCTCGCAGGTGTTGCAGACCGGCGCCCATGTGGCGAGCATCGACGCGGTTTCGAGCGGGGTCGCCGACATCGCGGCGATCGATTGCGTGACCTTCGGCAACACCTTGCGCTTCGACCCGGATCGCGTCGCCGGCGTGCGCATCCTTTCGGAAACGAAAAGAGGGCCGGGCCTGCCGTTCATCACCGCGGCATCGACGCCGGCAAAGGACCTGGTGCTGCTACGCCGCGTGATTGCGGAAACCATTGCCGATCCGGCGCTGGCCGCGGTCTGCGATACGCTATCGCTGCGCGGCATCAGCCTGCTTGGAGACAGCGACTACGAGGCCCTGGCGGCGCTCGATCGCGATGCCGCCGGTCAGGGGTACCCGGCGATCGCCTGA
- a CDS encoding fatty acid desaturase produces MSTDALPPQSNLSAIARVEWQTVALALVIYGGFLALTWFWQVLPIAVVIGLGGWLIAWHGSLQHEVIHGHPTRNQRINDAIGWPPLSLWLPYAIYLEGHLVHHRDEHLTDPIEDPESSYFTRAAWESMGKVGRKLAEWNTTLLGRLTLGPLVMILSFLAQELVLIVRGDRQRARIWLAHAAGIAVVLVWVVAICGMPLWIYLFGFVYVGAALTRLRSYAEHRYAGHHDERTAIVEGTPLFGLLFLYNNLHVLHHQRPGVPWYQIPALYRRHRNVLLTINGGLVYRGYLDVARRFLLKPHDDPRHPQHL; encoded by the coding sequence ATGTCGACTGATGCGCTGCCTCCACAATCGAATCTATCTGCAATAGCCCGCGTGGAATGGCAGACCGTTGCTCTGGCCCTCGTCATCTATGGCGGTTTCCTCGCTCTGACCTGGTTCTGGCAGGTGCTTCCCATTGCCGTCGTGATCGGCCTGGGCGGCTGGCTGATTGCCTGGCACGGGTCGCTGCAGCATGAGGTCATTCACGGGCACCCGACGCGCAATCAACGCATCAATGATGCGATCGGCTGGCCGCCGCTTTCGCTTTGGTTGCCCTATGCGATCTATCTGGAAGGCCACCTCGTCCACCATCGCGACGAACATCTGACGGATCCGATCGAGGATCCGGAGTCCTCCTACTTCACCCGAGCCGCCTGGGAAAGTATGGGCAAGGTAGGGCGGAAGCTCGCCGAATGGAACACGACTTTGCTCGGCCGGCTGACGCTTGGTCCGCTCGTCATGATCCTGAGCTTTCTCGCGCAGGAGCTGGTCCTGATCGTGCGCGGTGACCGACAGCGGGCAAGGATCTGGCTCGCGCACGCGGCAGGTATTGCCGTCGTTCTCGTCTGGGTGGTGGCAATCTGCGGCATGCCGCTCTGGATCTATCTCTTCGGCTTCGTCTATGTCGGTGCGGCACTGACCAGGCTTCGCTCCTATGCGGAACATCGTTATGCCGGTCACCATGATGAGCGGACCGCGATCGTCGAAGGCACACCGCTCTTCGGCCTGCTGTTTCTCTACAACAACCTGCATGTGCTGCATCACCAGCGGCCGGGCGTTCCCTGGTATCAGATCCCGGCGCTCTATCGCCGGCACAGGAATGTGCTGCTGACGATCAACGGGGGCCTCGTCTATCGCGGCTACCTCGATGTGGCCCGTCGCTTCCTTTTGAAGCCCCACGACGATCCGCGCCATCCGCAGCATCTCTGA
- a CDS encoding GlxA family transcriptional regulator, translating into MVALPGVQLLDVSGPLDVFAEANAQVGREAYHLLVAAAEPGPLRSSSGVRLMPDRVIGRDFDDAIDTLLVAGCPNAMEVPADGVVLDWLRQRAPTVRRYGSVCSGAFFLAAAGLLAGRRVTTHWAVVAEFVRRFPDVTVDKDAIHVSDGPVRTAAGVTAGLDLALALVEEDLGDEIAKRVASQLVMFFKRPGGQMQFSRKGEAVPAGRSALQELQRWIAAHPALNHSVASLAHRMEISPRHFSRLFRSEVGITPASWVEEARVNAARRLIEGENAAPKQVAARCGFADADTLRRAFVRHVGVTPAEYRKRFANPAILAE; encoded by the coding sequence ATGGTGGCGCTGCCCGGCGTACAGCTTCTCGACGTCTCGGGTCCGCTGGATGTCTTTGCCGAAGCGAACGCGCAGGTCGGCCGCGAAGCCTATCACCTCCTCGTCGCGGCCGCGGAGCCAGGACCGCTGCGCAGTTCGTCCGGCGTCCGGTTGATGCCGGACCGCGTCATCGGCCGCGACTTTGATGATGCGATCGACACATTGCTTGTCGCCGGATGTCCCAATGCGATGGAGGTTCCCGCCGATGGGGTCGTTCTCGACTGGCTGCGACAGCGGGCGCCAACAGTGCGGCGCTACGGATCGGTCTGCAGCGGCGCCTTTTTCCTCGCAGCCGCTGGCCTGCTGGCCGGGCGGCGCGTGACCACGCACTGGGCTGTGGTGGCAGAGTTCGTGCGGCGTTTTCCCGATGTGACCGTCGACAAGGATGCGATCCACGTCAGCGACGGGCCGGTGCGCACGGCCGCCGGCGTGACCGCAGGGCTCGACCTGGCGCTGGCACTGGTCGAGGAGGACCTTGGCGATGAGATCGCCAAGCGCGTGGCGAGCCAGCTGGTGATGTTCTTCAAGCGGCCCGGTGGGCAGATGCAGTTCAGCCGCAAAGGCGAGGCCGTACCGGCCGGCCGCTCCGCCCTTCAGGAACTGCAGCGCTGGATTGCGGCCCACCCGGCCCTTAATCACAGCGTGGCCAGCCTCGCGCATCGGATGGAGATCAGCCCGCGTCACTTCTCCCGGCTGTTTCGCAGCGAAGTCGGCATCACGCCAGCAAGCTGGGTAGAGGAGGCGCGCGTCAATGCCGCGCGCCGTCTTATCGAAGGGGAGAACGCTGCCCCCAAGCAGGTCGCCGCCCGCTGCGGCTTTGCCGATGCCGATACGCTGCGGCGTGCGTTCGTGCGCCATGTCGGCGTGACACCGGCGGAGTATCGCAAGCGCTTCGCCAACCCGGCCATTCTCGCTGAATAG
- a CDS encoding type 1 glutamine amidotransferase domain-containing protein, which produces MKILMNLAATMAIVLGATHANAGNILVVLSDENRLDLKDGKVFETGFYLNELMQPVKAFLDAGHEVTFATPKGMAPSVDRTSIDKMYFGGDEAAMRESEALLGKLKITLPAETPVISLSRVEQIGYDQFDAVYVPGGHAPMQDLLVDEDLGQLLRHFHVSGKTTALMCHGPIALLSTLSEPVAFTGELAAGRQAAADTDWIYAGYRMTVFSNGEEEMAKPLLKGGEMKFYPQDALTLAGGAIANGDTPFQPNMIVDRELITGQNPASAMDVAAEILKRVQ; this is translated from the coding sequence ATGAAAATTCTGATGAACCTGGCAGCCACGATGGCAATCGTCCTCGGCGCCACGCACGCGAATGCCGGCAATATCCTGGTCGTGCTTTCGGATGAAAACAGGCTGGACCTCAAGGATGGCAAGGTCTTCGAGACCGGCTTCTACCTCAACGAATTGATGCAGCCGGTAAAGGCGTTCCTGGACGCCGGCCATGAGGTAACCTTTGCGACGCCGAAGGGCATGGCGCCCAGCGTCGACCGCACATCGATCGACAAGATGTATTTCGGCGGCGATGAAGCGGCGATGCGGGAAAGCGAAGCGCTGCTCGGCAAGTTGAAGATCACCTTGCCGGCCGAGACACCGGTTATCAGCCTGTCGCGGGTGGAACAGATCGGCTACGACCAATTCGATGCGGTCTATGTTCCGGGCGGCCATGCGCCGATGCAGGATCTGCTTGTCGACGAGGACCTCGGCCAGTTGCTTCGGCATTTCCACGTGAGCGGCAAGACGACCGCCTTGATGTGCCACGGGCCGATCGCACTTCTGTCGACACTGTCCGAGCCGGTCGCGTTTACCGGCGAGCTGGCAGCGGGTCGTCAGGCTGCTGCCGATACGGACTGGATCTATGCCGGCTACCGGATGACTGTCTTCAGCAATGGCGAGGAAGAAATGGCCAAGCCGCTGCTGAAGGGCGGCGAGATGAAGTTCTATCCGCAGGATGCACTCACCCTCGCCGGCGGCGCGATCGCCAACGGCGACACGCCCTTCCAGCCGAACATGATCGTCGACCGCGAGCTGATCACCGGCCAGAATCCGGCGAGCGCCATGGACGTGGCGGCAGAGATCCTGAAGCGCGTGCAATAG
- a CDS encoding SRPBCC family protein yields MTETTETTRSVVVEREFAHAPEKLWRALTQPHLIAEWLMRNDFVPEVGRRFTLSADWGQVDCKVETIEKDRSLAYRWDTKDLSSVVTWTLVPTAGGTSLRMEQRGFKAEQKSYYQGATVGWRRFIDQLAEVVAKLD; encoded by the coding sequence ATGACCGAAACAACTGAAACAACACGCTCTGTCGTGGTCGAACGCGAATTTGCCCATGCACCGGAAAAGCTCTGGCGCGCGCTGACCCAGCCCCATCTGATTGCCGAATGGCTGATGCGGAACGATTTCGTGCCCGAAGTGGGCCGCCGATTCACGCTCTCGGCCGATTGGGGACAGGTCGACTGCAAAGTCGAGACGATCGAGAAGGATCGCTCGCTTGCCTATCGCTGGGACACCAAGGATCTCTCGAGCGTCGTCACCTGGACGCTTGTTCCGACTGCCGGCGGGACCAGCTTGCGCATGGAGCAACGCGGCTTCAAGGCGGAACAGAAGTCTTATTACCAGGGCGCAACCGTCGGGTGGCGACGCTTTATCGACCAACTGGCCGAGGTGGTCGCAAAGCTCGACTGA
- a CDS encoding TonB-dependent siderophore receptor gives MSRIHWLLLTSVAFIGAAGQSAVAQQTETKLEAIVAKGDREAGGPVEGYVAKSSRTASKSGAPLLETQQSVSVITHDQIDAQGAQTVGQALNYTPGVFGQPFGADPRFDTPIIRGFDGRQVQFLNGLRMMRTAGAPAVEIYGLENIDVLRGPASVMYGQGNPGGIINMISKRPIFETFGEVGVQGGSFETFGGFFDFGGTLGEEADLAYRLTGLGKNAAAQVDELDNDRYFIAPALTWQPDGDTKLTILASVQHDNPGTPSGLPPQYTLNATDFRLPRDFYVGDESFDRSSRTLTNLGYELEHRLSENWLFRQNFRYTDFDWDYQSLGMSTLGLAADGRTLRRNATFQDEALNTVNIDNNLQGEFSTGEVDHTLLFGLDYRYFDNNVRTRFFQATPLDVRSPSRGGPIRLIAPTLDTTVDSELSQLGVYVQDELALGGWRATLGLRQDWTSSSGTSLNGLTRVSRPLDQDDHELTGRAGLSYIFDNGIAPYVSYSTSFEPVIGAAPDGRPFEPTSGEQVELGVKYEPTDWNGFFTAAVYDLKQKNVLRTIAGISSQIGEVNVRGLELEGVASITQGLDLRAAYTYTDARIAAGADDGNRVENVPEHMASLWANYTFQEDTALEGLGVGAGVRYVGQRYGNSANTFGLDSVVLADFALSYKKNGYKASLNVQNLFDKDYVASCSSFGCYYGDGRTFMGKLTYSW, from the coding sequence ATGTCACGCATTCATTGGCTGCTGTTAACGTCCGTCGCTTTCATCGGAGCCGCCGGTCAAAGTGCAGTGGCGCAGCAAACCGAGACCAAGCTCGAGGCGATCGTCGCGAAAGGTGACAGGGAGGCCGGCGGCCCGGTCGAGGGTTATGTGGCGAAATCGAGCCGCACCGCTTCGAAGTCGGGCGCGCCGCTGCTTGAGACGCAGCAGTCGGTGTCCGTCATCACCCATGACCAGATCGATGCGCAGGGCGCCCAGACCGTGGGGCAGGCGCTGAACTACACGCCCGGCGTTTTCGGACAGCCCTTCGGCGCCGATCCGCGTTTCGACACGCCGATCATCCGCGGTTTCGACGGTCGCCAGGTCCAGTTCCTGAACGGGCTCAGGATGATGCGCACCGCCGGCGCACCGGCCGTTGAAATCTACGGGCTGGAGAACATCGACGTTCTGCGCGGACCCGCTTCGGTGATGTATGGCCAGGGCAATCCGGGCGGCATCATCAACATGATCAGCAAGCGGCCGATCTTCGAGACTTTCGGCGAAGTCGGCGTCCAGGGCGGAAGCTTCGAGACCTTCGGCGGGTTCTTCGATTTTGGTGGTACTCTCGGTGAAGAAGCGGATCTTGCATACCGGCTGACCGGTCTTGGCAAGAACGCCGCTGCCCAGGTCGACGAACTGGACAACGATCGCTACTTCATCGCACCGGCGCTGACCTGGCAACCGGATGGCGATACGAAGCTGACGATCCTTGCGAGCGTCCAGCACGACAACCCCGGCACACCCTCCGGCCTGCCGCCGCAATATACGCTGAACGCCACCGACTTCCGCCTGCCGCGTGACTTCTATGTCGGCGACGAATCCTTCGATCGCTCCAGCCGTACGCTGACCAACCTCGGATATGAACTCGAACATCGCCTGAGCGAGAACTGGCTTTTCCGGCAGAACTTCCGCTACACCGACTTCGACTGGGACTACCAATCGCTTGGCATGTCGACGCTTGGTCTTGCCGCCGACGGGCGAACACTGCGCCGAAACGCGACCTTCCAGGACGAGGCGCTCAACACGGTCAACATCGACAACAATCTGCAGGGCGAGTTCTCGACCGGCGAAGTCGACCATACGCTGCTCTTTGGCCTCGATTATCGCTATTTCGACAACAACGTGCGGACCCGCTTCTTCCAGGCGACACCGCTCGACGTGCGTTCGCCAAGCCGTGGCGGACCGATCCGGCTGATTGCGCCGACGCTCGATACGACGGTCGACAGCGAACTTTCCCAGCTTGGTGTCTACGTGCAGGACGAACTGGCGCTCGGCGGCTGGCGGGCGACATTGGGCTTGAGGCAGGATTGGACCAGCAGTTCGGGCACCTCGCTCAATGGGCTGACACGCGTTTCTCGTCCGCTCGACCAGGACGATCACGAACTGACCGGCAGGGCCGGCCTCAGCTATATCTTCGACAATGGCATTGCGCCCTATGTCAGCTATTCGACGTCCTTCGAGCCGGTGATCGGCGCGGCTCCGGACGGCAGGCCTTTCGAGCCGACTTCGGGCGAGCAGGTCGAACTCGGCGTGAAATACGAACCGACGGACTGGAACGGCTTCTTCACGGCGGCCGTCTACGACCTCAAGCAGAAGAATGTGCTGCGCACGATCGCCGGCATTTCATCGCAGATCGGCGAGGTCAATGTCCGCGGCCTGGAACTCGAAGGCGTGGCGAGCATCACGCAAGGGCTCGATCTGCGGGCGGCCTATACCTATACCGATGCCCGCATCGCCGCGGGCGCCGACGACGGCAATCGCGTCGAAAACGTGCCGGAGCACATGGCAAGCCTCTGGGCGAATTACACCTTCCAGGAGGACACGGCGCTCGAAGGTCTCGGCGTCGGGGCGGGCGTGCGTTATGTCGGCCAGCGCTATGGCAACAGCGCCAACACCTTCGGCCTGGATTCGGTCGTACTCGCCGATTTCGCGCTTTCCTATAAGAAGAATGGTTACAAGGCCTCGCTCAACGTTCAAAATCTCTTCGACAAGGACTATGTCGCAAGCTGCAGCTCCTTCGGCTGCTACTACGGCGACGGCCGCACGTTCATGGGGAAGCTGACCTATAGCTGGTAG
- a CDS encoding iron-siderophore ABC transporter substrate-binding protein, producing MGPFVSRRELLLGAVLLLAAPEVRASVPLRIAAIDWAMLETLGALGLTPVAATELIQFRSDAVEPDLPADVVDLGLRGSPNFELLHLLRPDLILISPFYVRHEAALGRIAPLFSLPFYVRGEPPFEKALAAVKALGARLGRPDKAEALLKEIAGEIEGFRQTMAPFASRSTYIVNIGDARHVRVFGFDSMFGDMLARLGLPNAWTDRSRFTFAAPVPIENLAADPDARIVIVSEVPVEARSGLRNSIIWNSLEPVRKGRVVQLANVNPYGGVTAGLRFARLLAEAMLAGDQRG from the coding sequence TTGGGTCCTTTTGTCAGCCGCCGGGAACTGCTTCTCGGCGCGGTGCTTTTGCTCGCCGCGCCCGAGGTCAGGGCCAGCGTGCCCTTGCGCATTGCCGCGATCGACTGGGCGATGCTGGAGACGCTGGGCGCGCTCGGCCTTACCCCGGTCGCGGCGACGGAGCTCATCCAGTTTCGCAGCGATGCCGTCGAGCCCGACTTGCCCGCGGATGTCGTCGATCTCGGATTGCGCGGCTCGCCCAATTTCGAACTGCTTCACCTCCTGAGGCCCGATCTCATCCTGATTTCGCCCTTCTACGTGCGCCACGAGGCGGCGCTCGGCCGGATCGCGCCGCTTTTCTCCCTGCCGTTCTACGTGCGGGGAGAGCCGCCCTTCGAAAAGGCGCTCGCAGCGGTGAAGGCGCTCGGCGCGCGGCTCGGGCGCCCCGACAAGGCCGAAGCGCTGCTTAAGGAGATTGCGGGCGAGATCGAAGGTTTCAGGCAGACGATGGCTCCCTTCGCGAGCAGGTCCACCTATATCGTCAATATCGGCGACGCGCGGCATGTCCGCGTCTTTGGTTTCGACAGCATGTTCGGTGACATGCTCGCCCGGCTCGGCCTGCCGAATGCCTGGACGGATCGTTCGCGCTTCACCTTTGCGGCACCCGTCCCGATCGAAAACCTGGCGGCTGATCCCGATGCGCGCATCGTCATCGTTTCCGAGGTGCCGGTGGAGGCGCGCAGCGGCCTTCGAAACAGCATCATCTGGAATTCGCTGGAGCCGGTCCGCAAAGGGCGGGTCGTCCAGCTCGCCAACGTCAATCCCTATGGCGGTGTTACTGCGGGCCTGCGGTTTGCGCGCCTCCTTGCCGAGGCGATGCTTGCAGGGGATCAGCGCGGATGA
- a CDS encoding ArsR/SmtB family transcription factor, producing MSQLQDAVFRALADPTRRGLFEHLCRQGDTTVVGLLADAGVSQPVVSKHLKILKAAGLVHDRHEGRYTYYSAKREALATLVDWTTEMAGFWQDRFDDLDDLLKRMDQ from the coding sequence ATGTCGCAGTTGCAGGATGCGGTATTCCGGGCGCTCGCCGATCCCACACGCCGTGGGCTCTTCGAGCATCTCTGCCGCCAAGGAGATACGACGGTCGTCGGATTGCTGGCTGATGCCGGCGTTTCGCAGCCGGTCGTCTCCAAACATCTGAAGATCCTGAAGGCGGCGGGCCTCGTGCACGATCGGCATGAAGGCCGTTACACCTATTACAGTGCCAAGCGCGAAGCGCTTGCGACCCTGGTTGACTGGACGACGGAGATGGCCGGCTTCTGGCAGGACCGCTTCGACGATCTCGATGATTTGCTGAAGAGAATGGATCAATGA
- a CDS encoding LysR family transcriptional regulator encodes MRRFDHLADVEAFITVIDRGSMTAGAVALGTTPSVLSRAITRLETKLGTQLVRRTTRRISLTEAGRTYLEQVRAAFEAIDQAERAVQGTGILAGRVRLSVSTTYGHFRLPEKLTRFAMKHPSVIVELSVANRNVDLVAEGYDLAIRLGQLPDSGMIGRKIEDAPLRLVASPVYVARRGLPRSIGDLAAHTCLPFIMPRTGRPGPWLFRVDGNDLDWVPQGPIHVEDDVLGTVSLAEAGLGVCQTYDFVVRDRLARGSLVELLPELGGRSRPFSLIYPPHRNLSAATRALIDSLLE; translated from the coding sequence ATGCGCCGCTTCGATCACCTCGCCGATGTCGAGGCTTTCATCACGGTGATCGACAGGGGGTCGATGACGGCCGGGGCCGTGGCGCTTGGCACGACGCCTTCCGTGCTGAGCCGGGCAATTACCAGGCTGGAAACGAAACTCGGCACGCAGCTGGTGCGGCGAACAACGCGGCGCATCAGCCTCACCGAAGCGGGACGCACCTATCTGGAACAGGTTCGCGCGGCCTTCGAGGCGATCGACCAGGCCGAGCGGGCCGTTCAGGGCACCGGCATTCTGGCCGGTCGGGTCCGCCTCAGCGTTTCAACCACCTACGGTCATTTCCGCCTGCCGGAAAAGCTGACACGCTTTGCGATGAAGCACCCGTCCGTCATCGTCGAATTGTCGGTGGCCAACCGCAACGTCGATCTCGTCGCAGAAGGCTACGACCTCGCCATACGACTTGGTCAACTTCCCGATAGCGGCATGATCGGGCGAAAGATCGAGGATGCACCGTTAAGGTTGGTGGCATCTCCCGTCTATGTGGCGCGGCGCGGGCTGCCGCGATCGATCGGCGATCTTGCGGCACATACGTGCCTGCCATTCATCATGCCGAGAACCGGCCGTCCCGGGCCTTGGCTGTTCCGGGTCGACGGGAATGACCTCGACTGGGTGCCGCAGGGTCCCATCCATGTCGAGGATGATGTGCTCGGCACCGTCTCGCTGGCAGAAGCCGGACTTGGCGTTTGCCAGACCTATGACTTCGTCGTGCGTGATCGCCTGGCGCGGGGGAGCCTGGTCGAGCTTCTTCCGGAATTGGGTGGCCGGTCGCGTCCCTTCTCCCTCATCTATCCGCCGCATCGCAACCTGTCCGCCGCCACGCGAGCGCTGATCGATAGCCTCCTGGAATAG